One Fusarium falciforme chromosome 1, complete sequence genomic window carries:
- a CDS encoding Vacuolar protein sorting-associated protein 28, producing the protein MIPRQGYAPTPHSYVPNTSLSATINLDEEVKLTNTRAERDLQESLAELFSIIVTLDELEKAFLKDAIPEAEYTEICERSLRQYKALLADETIANEFQGLEEFKARWDLEAPRATERIRVGMPSTTIDASSSAPAPAPAAANNTSGVLILEATQEFITFLDAVKLGLLSKDQLHPLLSDVIQSVNRVTDKDFENRGKIVQWLITLNQMKATDELSEHQARELELDIQQAYQGFRRTLT; encoded by the exons ATGATCCCGCGACAGGGCTATGCGCCTACTCCGCATAGCTATGTTCCGAACACGAGCCTTTCTGCGACCATTAACCTCGACGAA GAAGTCAAGCTCACCAATACTCGCGCCGAGCGTGATCTCCAAGAGTCTCTCGCCGAGCTCTTTAGTATTATTGTCACATTAGACGAGCTCGAAAAGGCGTTTCTGAAAGATGCCATCCCCGAGGCCGAGTACACCGAGATCTGCGAGCGGTCGCTGAGGCAGTATAAGGCGCTGCTGGCCGATGAGACCATCGCCAACGAGTTCCAGGGCCTTGAGGAGTTCAAGGCCAGGTGGGAT CTCGAAGCCCCCCGTGCCACCGAGCGCATCCGCGTCGGCATGCCCTCCACAACCATCGacgcatcctcctccgcccCCGCTCCAGCCCCCGCCGCGGCAAACAACACGAGCGGcgttctcatcctcgaggcgACCCAAGAGTTCATCACGTTCCTCGACGCCGTCAAGCTCGGCCTCCTGTCCAAGGACCAGCTGCACCCTCTCCTGTCGGACGTGATCCAGTCCGTCAACCGCGTCACCGACAAGGACTTTGAGAACCGCGGCAAGATCGTCCAGTGGCTCATCACCCTCAACCAGATGAAGGCCACCGACGAGCTGAGCGAGCACCAGGCCCGCGAGCTCGAGTTGGATATTCAGCAGGCGTATCAGGGGTTTAGACGGACTTTGACGTGA
- a CDS encoding 1-phosphatidylinositol-3-phosphate 5-kinase produces the protein MSGAASASSPSASSPVRTRRDSINSISAASTTDKGQLAHTLDKIHTSASQCDSLTTFNDFAPPPTAAPTSENKGTAGDLVQQGFSGLYSRLREAVGAGGSSKAPQEQAVSEKSEPSSKRTSIVGNHASKASISSLSRADTGATLSTTSSQIPLTTDGGSLNAGVAAETRSQQSQSSKPSSISLMSAQKSNTTSRQSFSGKAPSSIAVDPTIAPVTVHRDASHSTLRTEESGGMGSSRKSISSRADLQAHLSTAESSANLYDLKDGKLPPRSKRDDTSSIDESLKSPTSPRHPRAPSIQTRSVRSPSITSSLLSPDSIRRKPAVIDRISRSRSPGGQDSRESSLDRGTAEPSRISTVAHDSVCHESFSQGPKPQKMASGDLRIPGTATSNDEASEQVNAQLTRMRKQVLSKEFWMKDDTVKECFLCQTPFTAFRRKHHCRTCGCIFDSKCTTVISGEKFGVQGSLRVCKRCLDVITKRFDGSGSDDSGDEQSFMPRFFGTNHAKTPSNASQSKAREREPESGVASEGSEDSRPVSTPMMTIPATRRIGESRTAAVLEIDAPQLSRPGSSRSLKSLTGRPHSSAGHKRHHSKHSGFLGRFKPAPEERAPFRRGIDDENAKKPKFPAFHADNIIDPELADYMSDESSEDEQMGIFATMTGDLQPGSLGDDKSELAPYVNAGRKYRHRAGEKSISGMSFVSRGGFDELPSSLVGHRRAPRRRNTSNVSGSMHHLPSPRPKSAVYKGPSQSSEMLFSLDTPHQSGNQITRSDSLQHKKVPKAELNSSSLRHVDKLLHQLLDDAEISNPPAWQKALVPILLRATDDVDPDVAKGEDMDIRHYVKLKRIPGGKPGDTAYISGVVFTKNLALKSMPRRITNPRVLLVTFPIEYQRHQQHFMSLQPVIEQEKEFLRVVVQRITNLRPQVLLAEKSISGVALQYLSEANISVAYNVKHTVIEAVARCAETDIISSLDMLALPVQIGRCSSFEVRTFVNNDYPGRKKSYIFLSGCTPELGCTIALRGANSVVLSKVKHIMEFMVYVVYNLKLESSLLRDESIEPPEGGDSMTSSLHLLGDSIRSLSVNSVDHSKDGPAVVVNQPPGESEPPSQTTVDSASIAGTDETGSLNQSGQLAQERARLVSLQEHDPVVQDQTSQVPDDVPMPTYYSDMVAKYETKILSASPYVKFTQPYLLMKAREQERRLLYLRRLRDHDYYEEKGDPEKAEPQRFQLIKPEMVEEIGQKAPQQIMEILRAVHDAEYDKALYNYETHTRQWETYIQGNLDLFDPYSHQNIVVLYSVICTETKIPCTEPSLVAINFYDEQHIDTGMDPDCTLGQYIEDLAYTMDQVCTSNGCERKMLQHNRTYVHDQSRITVFVENVPNTSTRPEFADGITMWTYCKICKKDTEETLMSEATFKYSFGKYLELLFWGRGLRMKDLHDCPHDHHRDHVRYFALQDARIRIHWDPIDLLEIVVPRARITWKVTNDLKLKNEIFTRMEERWAKFMTSVKSRLMCIRIDSVLPEKAELCKAEVDRLTAKAREDQPAMVKRLQDIYVNSKYYEVVPFNSIVREMLEKAGEWDQAFATFEADFLGDKDMRQLTIMQLKKMFTDNESKESLASNEGTPSTVDSEERPSQTFTEEEGKSTQPTDYTDNTSMEASVASTKPTEDKEPSPEDGKVDIPAEGAIERVEPLDLARTPSTTTHEPPDLSQPEPEPVEEPEVPKPSEPEVPKSPEPQDVPAPLSPSVPGESSKTSAEPLTLPASSLPPPGQSLSERVEQLRREQGIQPNQPSHGAATPLAALPSRKAGHSISPPMVRAISHPARTLPRTQSGIGKGLGIKESKTNPPESTTPESSAAEGSIRVDKKLSDRLGLSNLKNRGKATASSIPRFVHKKRESKVSTLARHFEQLSREFEKERIRDRKKRAASMRQPRAMLPRTTTKAIVEVYDDVNEAFEEPSPPGESIAEREAEQRSVSIASRHSDAPTKMEPASEPPTPAEPSFKMDEHQPKEKEETTEKEGKEEKEEKEENDDATAATTSQCLSDDEERGGDLEHSVPDEYLHDIKEIADSVDASEIPLELPKHQKTSLMKYLTNFWAERSASGWQPLEYPVNATDHIFVDSDIIVREDEPSSVIALALNSEDYQGKLANIRREAQEVMQREVESGGDTEPKSAPSDGTDWVSETELEKSLLRVTGTHLKYQFREGSATMTCKIFYAEQFDALRRKCGVAERIVESLSRCLKWDSKGGKTKSVFLKTLDDRLVLKSLSPIETSAFLRFAPGYFNIMAEALFHDLPSVIAKMLGFFQVFIKNPVTGTDIKLDLLITENLFYDRSATRIFDLKGSMRNRKIQSTGEQNEVLLDENMVEYIYESPLFAREHSKKLLRASVWNDTLFLARQNVMDYSLMIAVDEARKELVVGIIDCIRTYTWDKKLESWIKDRGFAGGGRNRPTVTSPKEYKSRFREAMARYILQAPNCWHLFNNPQYPHYYGRARFEEPEMLR, from the exons ATGTCGGGGGCTGCTTCggcatcttctccttcgGCAAGCTCACCGGTCCGAACCCGCCGCGATTCCATCAACTCTATATCCGCCGCTTCTACCACCGACAAGGGCCAACTTGCCCACACACTTGACAAGATACACACCTCTGCGAGCCAGTGTGACTCTCTCACCACCTTCAACGACTTTGCACCGCCCCCTACAGCGGCTCCAACCTCCGAAAACAAAGGGACTGCAGGCGATCTGGTGCAGCAAGGATTTAGCGGTCTCTACAGCCGACTGAGGGAAGCTGTGGGTGCTGGAGGCTCTTCAAAAGCACCGCAAGAGCAAGCAGTGTCAGAAAAATCGGAACCCTCTTCAAAGCGGACGTCGATCGTTGGAAACCATGCCTCGAAAGCTTCAATCAGCTCGCTTAGTCGGGCTGACACAGGCGCAACCTTGTCCACTACTTCATCCCAAATCCCCCTCACGACTGATGGAGGCTCGCTTAACGCCGGTGTAGCTGCTGAGACACGTTCACAGCAATCTCAATCCTCGAAACCATCGAGTATCAGTCTCATGTCAGCGCAAAAGTCCAACACCACCAGTCGTCAGAGCTTTTCCGGAAAGGCACCCAGCTCTATTGCTGTCGATCCTACGATCGCTCCTGTTACGGTGCACAGGGATGCTAGCCATAGTACCCTACGCACTGAGGAAAGTGGTGGCATGGGCTCAAGTCGAAAGAGTATCAGCAGCAGGGCCGATCTCCAGGCCCACCTCTCGACAGCTGAATCGTCGGCCAACTTGTACGACTTGAAAGACGGAAAACTACCACCCAGATCAAAGCGGGACGACACCTCGAGTATTGACGAAAGTCTCAAAAGCCCAACAAGTCCAAGGCATCCTCGTGCTCCTTCAATACAGACTCGAAGTGTTCGTAGCCCGTCCATTACCTCGTCCTTGTTATCTCCCGACAGCATCAGAAGGAAGCCTGCAGTCATTGATCGGATCAGCCGGTCGAGGTCCCCTGGTGGCCAAGACTCAAGAGAATCTTCTTTGGACCGAGGAACTGCAGAGCCCAGCCGCATCAGCACCGTTGCCCACGATTCTGTGTGCCATGAGTCCTTCTCACAGGGCCCAAAGCCGCAGAAAATGGCGTCGGGCGATCTTAGGATACCTGGCACAGCCACCAGCAATGATGAGGCCTCTGAGCAGGTCAACGCACAGCTCACACGAATGCGCAAGCAAGTTTTGAGCAAGGAGTTCTGGATGAAGGACGACACCGTCAAGGAGTGCTTCCTTTGCCAAACTCCTTTCACCGCATTCAGAAGAAAACATCACTGTCGAACCTGTGGCTGTATCTTCGACTCAAAATGTACTACGGTCATATCGGGAGAGAAATTCGGTGTGCAGGGTTCACTGCGTGTTTGCAAGCGGTGTCTCGATGTCATCACCAAGCGTTTCGATGGGAGTGGTTCCGACGACTCAGGAGATGAGCAGTCCTTTATGCCGAGATTCTTTGGCACCAACCATGCCAAGACCCCCAGCAATGCCAGTCAATCAAAGGCAAGAGAGAGGGAGCCTGAATCCGGAGTTGCATCAGAAGGCTCAGAAGACTCCCGGCCTGTATCTACCCCCATGATGACTATTCCTGCAACACGCCGCATCGGGGAATCTCGTACCGCTGCCGTCCTTGAAATCGACGCACCTCAGCTCAGCAGACCAGGCTCATCACGATCACTCAAATCGCTGACTGGGCGCCCTCACTCTTCTGCAGGCCACAAACGACACCATTCCAAGCACAGTGGCTTCCTCGGACGCTTCAAGCCTGCCCCTGAGGAGAGGGCTCCCTTCCGGCGAGGAATTGACGATGAGAATGCTAAGAAGCCAAAGTTTCCTGCCTTTCATGCCGATAATATCATTGATCCGGAGCTGGCTGATTACATGTCCGACGAGTCAAGTGAGGACGAGCAGATGGGCATTTTTGCAACAATGACTGGCGACTTGCAGCCTGGAAGTCTAGGCGACGACAAGTCGGAACTCGCACCTTATGTGAACGCTGGTAGGAAGTATCGTCACAGAGCAGGCGAGAAGAGCATCAGCGGGATGAGTTTCGTAAGCAGAGGGGGATTCGATGAACTTCCCAGCAGCCTCGTTGGGCATCGACGGGCACCGAGGCGGCGTAACACCAGCAACGTCAGCGGCAGTATGCATCATCTCCCGTCGCCACGCCCGAAATCTGCCGTGTACAAGGGACCGTCACAATCGTCCGAGATGCTCTTTTCTCTGGACACTCCCCATCAAAGTGGAAATCAGATCACTAGGAGTGATTCGCTGCAGCACAAGAAAGTGCCCAAAGCCGAACTCAACTCGTCCAGCCTGAGACACGTCGACAAGCTCTTGCATCAGCTACTGGACGATGCCGAAATATCAAACCCACCAGCATGGCAGAAGGCACTGGTCCCGATCCTTCTGCGGGCAACAGACGACGTGGATCCAGACGTGGCCAAGGGAGAAGACATGGACATTCGGCACTATGTCAAGCTGAAAAGAATCCCTGGAGGTAAGCCTGGCGACACGGCCTACATTTCTGGGGTCGTTTTCACCAAGAATCTGGCCCTCAAGAGCATGCCCCGCAGGATCACCAATCCACGAGTGCTGCTTGTCACATTCCCTATTGAGTATCAACGGCACCAACAGCATTTTATGAGCTTGCAGCCCGTCATCGAGCAGGAAAAGGAGTTTCTGCGAGTTGTGGTTCAGAGGATCACCAATCTTCGCCCTCAAGTTCTCCTTGCTGAGAAGAGCATCTCGGGTGTTGCGTTGCAGTATCTCTCCGAGGCGAACATCTCAGTGGCCTACAATGTTAAGCACACGGTCATTGAGGCGGTCGCTCGGTGTGCTGAGACGGACATCATCTCTTCCCTAGACATGCTGGCCTTGCCCGTACAGATTGGACGATGCTCTAGTTTTGAAGTCAGGACGTTTGTGAACAATGACTATCCGGGCCGCAAGAAGTCGTACATCTTCTTGTCTGGTTGCACGCCGGAGCTTGGCTGCACCATTGCCCTACGCGGCGCCAACAGCGTGGTGCTGTCCAAGGTCAAGCACATCATGGAGTTCATGGTCTATGTCGTCTACAACCTTAAGCTTGAGTCGAGCCTCCTTCGAGATGAATCGATCGAGCCTCCGGAAGGTGGCGACTCCATGACAAGCTCTTTGCATCTTCTGGGTGATAGCATCAGGTCGTTGAGCGTCAACAGCGTCGATCATTCTAAGGACGGTCCAGCTGTCGTGGTCAATCAGCCTCCAGGAGAGAGCGAGCCGCCTTCGCAAACAACTGTGGACAGCGCTAGCATTGCTGGAACGGATGAAACTGGATCTTTGAATCAATCTGGGCAACTTGCCCAAGAACGCGCCAGACTCGTTTCTCTCCAGGAGCACGACCCCGTTGTACAGGATCAGACCAGCCAAGTCCCGGATGATGTCCCTATGCCCACATACTACAGCGACATGGTGGCCAAGTATGAGACCAAGATCCTGTCTGCCTCGCCGTATGTCAAGTTCACGCAGCCATATCTGCTGATGAAGGCTCGCGAACAGGAGAGACGACTGCTCTACCTGCGAAGACTCCGCGACCACGACTACTACGAAGAGAAGGGCGACCCGGAGAAAGCAGAGCCGCAGCGCTTCCAGCTTATCAAGCCCGAGATGGTCGAGGAGATTGGTCAGAAGGCGCCACAACAGATCATGGAGATTCTTCGCGCTGTCCACGATGCTGAGTACGACAAAGCCTTGTACAACTACGAAACCCATACCCGTCAGTGGGAGACGTACATCCAAGGTAACCTCGATCTGTTCGATCCCTACTCGCATCAGAACATTGTTGTTCTGTACTCAGTCATCTGCACCGAGACAAAGATCCCATGCACCGAGCCATCTCTGGTCGCCATCAACTTCTACGATGAGCAGCACATTGACACCGGCATGGACCCTGACTGTACCTTGGGACAGTACATTGAGGATCTCGCATATACCATGGACCAGGTCTGCACATCAAACGGCTGCGAACGCAAGATGCTTCAGCACAACAGAACCTATGTACATGACCAGTCCCGAATCACGGTCTTTGTTGAGAATGTGCCCAACACATCGACACGGCCCGAGTTTGCAGATGGGATCACGATGTGGACGTACTGCAAAATTTGCAAGAAGGACACTGAAGAAACGCTCATGTCTGAGGCTACCTTCAAGTACTCTTTTGGTAAATACCTGGAGCTCCTTTTCTGGGGCCGCGGTCTCAGGATGAAGGACCTGCATGACTGTCCTCATGATCACCATCGAGACCACGTTAGGTACTTCGCCCTTCAAGATGCGAGAATTCGTATTCACTGGGACCCTATCGATCTGCTGGAGATCGTCGTGCCTCGAGCAAGAATCACCTGGAAAGTCACGAATGACCTGAAACTCAAGAACGAGATCTTTACCAggatggaggagagatggGCCAAGTTCATGACCTCGGTCAAGTCTAGGCTCATGTGCATCCGAATCGACAGTGTCCTGCCCGAGAAGGCCGAGCTTTGCAAGGCAGAGGTTGATCGCCTAACGGCAAAGGCCAGGGAAGACCAGCCGGCCATGGTGAAGAGACTACAAGACATCTATGTGAACTCCAAGTACTATGAGGTGGTGCCTTTCAACAGCATCGTCCGCGAGATGCTGGAGAAGGCGGGCGAGTGGGACCAGGCGTTTGCCACATTCGAAGCAGACTTCTTGGGTGACAAGGATATGCGCCAGTTGACCATCAtgcagctcaagaagatgTTTACGGACAATGAGTCGAAGGAGTCACTTGCATCGAATGAAGGCACACCATCGACTGTTGATAGTGAGGAGCGGCCTTCGCAGACGTTTActgaggaagaagggaaGAGCACTCAACCGACGGACTACACTGACAACACTAGCATGGAGGCCAGTGTCGCTTCAACAAAGCCTACCGAAGACAAGGAACCATCGCCTGAGGACGGCAAGGTTGATATCCCTGCTGAGGGGGCTATCGAGAGAGTAGAGCCATTGGACCTGGCTCGCACCCCATCGACAACTACCCACGAACCTCCTGATCTCTCTCAGCCAGAACCTGAACCAGTGGAAGAACCTGAGGTGCCTAAACCTTCAGAGCCCGAGGTTCCCAAATCTCCGGAGCCTCAGGATGTGCCAGCTCCACTATCACCATCTGTGCCTGGTGAGAGCTCCAAGACATCAGCCGAGCCGCTCACCCTTCCCGCGTCGTCCTTGCCTCCTCCCGGACAGTCCTTGTCGGAAAGAGTTGAACAACTGCGACGGGAGCAAGGCATTCAGCCAAACCAACCTAGCCATGGGGCCGCCACGCCACTTGCGGCTCTCCCGTCTCGTAAAGCAGGACATAGCATTTCACCTCCCATGGTCAGGGCGATCTCCCACCCCGCCCGCACACTGCCTAGAACACAGTCAGGGATTGGTAAGGGTCTCGGAATTAAGGAATCCAAGACGAATCCTCCTGAAAGCACCACCCCCGAGTCGTCTGCGGCCGAAGGTTCGATCAGAGTGGATAAGAAGCTCTCAGATCGTCTAGGCCTGAGCAACCTGAAGAACCGGGGCAAAGCCACTGCGTCGAGTATACCACGATTTGTTCACAAGAAGAGGGAATCAAAGGTATCAACTCTGGCGAGGCATTTTGAGCAGCTCAGTCGGGAATTTGAAAAGGAACGTATCCGAGACCGCAAGAAGCGTGCTGCGAGCATGCGTCAACCGCGAGCCATGCTCCCTAGGaccaccaccaaggccaTTGTGGAGGTCTACGACGATGTGAATGAGGCTTTTGAGGAGCCAAGCCCTCCTGGTGAGAGTATTGCAGAGCGCGAGGCTGAGCAGCGATCTGTGAGCATCGCCTCGCGTCATTCTGATGCACCGACCAAGATGGAGCCTGCCAGCGAACCTCCAACTCCTGCCGAGCCGTCGTTCAAGATGGACGAACACCAAccaaaggagaaggaagagaccACGGAAaaggagggcaaggaagagaaggaagaaaaggaggaGAATGACGACGCAACTGCCGCGACCACCAGCCAATGCCTCTcagatgatgaggagagagGTGGTGACCTTGAGCACTCTGTTCCGGACGAGTATCTACACGACATTAAGGAGATTGCCGATTCTGTGGACGCGAGTGAGATTCCTCTAGAGCTGCCCAAGCACCAAAAGACCAGCTTGATGAAGTATCTCACCAACTTCTGGGCCGAACGCTCGGCAAGCGGTTGGCAGCCACTCGAATATCCTGTCAACGCGACTGACCACATTTTTGTCGACTCTGATATCATTGTTAGAGAGGATGAGCCTAGCTCCGTCATTGCTCTCGCTCTCAACAGTGAAGATTATCAGGGCAAGCTGGCTAACATCCGACGAGAAGCTCAGGAGGTCATGCAGCGTGAGGTTGAAAGTGGCGGCGACACCGAGCCCAAGTCTGCCCCCTCAGACGGCACTGACTGGGTGTCTGAGACGGAGCTGGAGAAGAGTCTACTCCGTGTCACAGGCACACATCTCAAGTACCAGTTCCGCGAGGGGTCTGCCACGATGACGTGCAAGATCTTTTACGCTGAACAGTTTGATGCACTGAGGAGGAAGTGCGGCGTTGCAGAGCGCATCGTCGAGTCGTTGTCCCGGTGTCTTAAGTGGGACTCCAAGGGCGGCAAGACCAAGTCTGTGTTTTTGAAGACGCTTGACGACAGACTGGTGTTAAAG TCCCTCTCGCCTATTGAGACATCAGCGTTCTTGCGCTTCGCCCCAGGCTACTTCAACATCATGGCCGAAGCCCTGTTCCACGACCTCCCTTCTGTGATCGCCAAGATGTTGGGATTCTTCCAGGTCTTTATCAAGAACCCTGTCACTGGAACGGACATCAAGTTGGACCTGTTGATTACCGAGAACCTCTTCTACGACCGATCAGCAACCAGAATCTTTGATCTCAAGGGTTCTATGCGCAACCGCAAGATCCAGTCGACAGGAGAGCAGAATGAGGTGCTGCTTGACGAGAACATGGTCGAGTACATCTATGAGTCGCCGCTCTTTGCACGAGAGCATTCGAAGAAGCTGCTACGGGCTTCTGTGTGGAACGATACGCTGTTCCTGGCAAGACAGAACGTGATGGACTATTCCCTTATGATTGCCGTCGATGAGGCTCGCAAGGAGCTCGTGGTTGGCATCATTGACTGTATCCGCACGTACACATGGGACAAGAAGCTTGAGAGTTGGATCAAGGATCGCGGATTCGCTGGTGGAGGCCGCAACCGACCTACTGTGACGAGTCCGAAGGAGTACAAGTCCCGATTCCGAGAGGCGATGGCTAG ATACATCTTGCAAGCGCCCAACTGCTGGCACCTCTTTAATAATCCTCAGTACCCACACTACTATGGGCGGGCTAGGTTCGAGGAGCCTGAGATGCTTCGGTGA
- a CDS encoding Mitochondrial distribution and morphology protein 12: protein MSIDLNWEALTSGPDGDALAERIRSFIHDKFQTVPLPRFIRSVTVHGFDFGTIPPTLELKDITDPLPDFYEEEFDDDDDDESEEEPSPPPPPPEPERLRPGPTPLGGYRRRPGGGLRSEVLRNEMMSHDHGSPFLGTSTPGILGGPGLSYFQGHLGTGTHTPLAAVASAHHTNWMSAPGTPYEMRTPSHTRNPSTSSIISLDNFHSSLAPPLQNLREKGSVSTLAPTSAGASRPPTRDTHLGGSAIVDDDDEPEEEEGSPRREPRVEDVQAVFRIRYNGDIRLHLTAEILLDYPMPSFVGIPLKLNITGLTFDGVGVLAKIRKRVHFCFLGPDDALAAVGPDNEDGDESGQTKAGTKNEHHKPRFGGLLQEIRVESEIGEQDGGKQSLKNVGKVERFVLEQVRRIFESEFVYPSFWTFLV from the coding sequence ATGTCAATAGATCTCAATTGGGAGGCGCTCACTAGCGGCCCCGATGGCGATGCCCTCGCCGAGCGCATCCGATCCTTCATTCATGACAAGTTTCAGACGGTGCCTCTGCCGCGCTTCATCCGCTCAGTGACGGTCCACGGCTTCGACTTTGGCACTATCCCCCCAACGCtggagctcaaggacatTACGGATCCTCTTCCGGACTTTTACGAGGAAGAatttgacgatgacgacgacgacgagagcgaAGAGgagccctcgccgccgccaccaccTCCGGAACCTGAGAGGTTGAGGCCGGGACCTACGCCGCTGGGAGGGTATCGGAGGAGACCTGGCGGCGGGCTCAGGAGCGAGGTTTTGAGGAACGAGATGATGAGCCATGATCACGGAAGTCCGTTCTTGGGCACGTCCACGCCGGGGATTCTGGGGGGACCTGGATTGAGCTACTTTCAAGGCCATCTTGGCACGGGGACGCACACGCCTTTGGCTGCTGTTGCGAGTGCTCATCACACGAATTGGATGAGCGCGCCGGGTACACCTTATGAGATGAGGACGCCAAGTCATACTCGGAATCCGTCAACGAGCAGTATCATCTCTTTGGACAACTTTCACTCAAGCCTTGCGCCGCCTCTGCAGAATCTGCGTGAGAAGGGAAGTGTATCGACACTTGCGCCCACTTCAGCTGGCGCATCCAGACCACCTACGAGGGATACGCATCTCGGTGGTTCTGCCATTgtggacgatgacgatgagccagaggaagaggagggtaGCCCGAGAAGGGAACCCCGCGTAGAGGATGTCCAGGCTGTCTTCAGAATACGCTATAACGGCGACATACGACTGCACCTCACGGCCGAGATTTTGCTCGATTATCCCATGCCCAGCTTCGTCGGCATCCCTCTCAAGCTCAACATCACAGGCTTGACTTTTGATGGCGTGGGAGTCCTAGCCAAGATTCGCAAGCGTGTTCACTTTTGCTTCCTCGGCCCAGACGATGCCCTCGCGGCCGTCGGCCCTGACAATGAGGATGGAGACGAGTCTGGCCAGACTAAAGCAGGCACCAAGAATGAGCATCACAAACCGAGGTTTGGAGGTCTGCTACAGGAAATCCGCGTGGAGAGCGAGATTGGTGAGCAGGATGGGGGTAAGCAGAGCTTGAAGAATGTGGGCAAGGTCGAGAGGTTTGTGCTGGAGCAGGTGAGACGCATCTTTGAGTCGGAGTTTGTGTATCCCAGTTTCTGGACGTTCCTGGTATAA